Below is a genomic region from Azoarcus sp. KH32C.
CCCAATCCGGCAGCCCGTGCCCTGGCTTCGGCGCGCAGCGATACGGTGGTCGTGCTCGTGCCCTCGCTGACGAACGCGGTCTTCGTCGACGTCCTCGAGGCGATCTACCGCATCCTCCAGCCCGCCGGCTACGAGGTGCTGATCGGAAACTCGCACTATGACCGGGAAGAAGAGGAGCGGCTGATCCGCAACTACCTCGCGCACCGTCCCAGCGGCCTGATCGTCACGGGCTTCGATCGCACGGAGGCGGCGCGGCGCTTGATCGAGGCGAGCAAGATTCCGAGTGTGCACCTGATGGAGCTGGCGCAGGCGCCGGGCGTGTATTGCGTCGGCTTGAGCCAGTCGGAGGCGGGGGCGACGGTCGCGCGCCATCTGCTCCAGCGCGGGCGCCGTCGCCTCGCCTTCGTCGCCGCCCAGCTCGATCCGCGTACGCTCCAGCGCGGCGAGGGCTTCCGCCGCGCCCTGATCGAGGCGGGGTGCTACGATCCCGCCCTGGAACTCCTGACCCCGGCGCCGTCGTCGATGGCGCTGGGCGGCGAACTGCTCGTGAGTCTGCTCGAGCGCCATCCGGACGTGGATGGCATCTTCTTCAACAACGACGACCTGGCGCAGGGCGCGTTGCTGGAGGCCTTGCGGCGCGGCATCCCGGTGCCGCAGCGAGTCGCCGTCGTCGGCTTCAACGATCTGGAAGGCGCCGCCCACATGGTGCCGCGCCTGACGACGATCCGCACCCCGCGCGAAGAGATGGGGCGACGTGCCGCGGAGTTACTGCTGGCGGTGATGCGCGGCGAGACGGTGAAGGTGCCCGCCGTCGACGTGGGCTTCGAGTTGGTGACGCGCGAAAGCAGCTGATCTTCGGCATGGCCGGTGGCGTCAGTGCGATCCGAGGATCGACGCCGACACCGAACGCAGGATTTCTTCGCCGAGAGCCGGATCGTCCGCGCTTCGCGCGAGCACGATCGCGCCGACCATGCTCGCGAAGGTCGCCAGGGCTCGCTCGCGTCGGGCGGCCTTCGATCGCCCGGGCACGATGGTTGTGAGCAACTCGATGAGTTCGCGCAGTCCTTCGGTCAGCGCGTGACGCACCGGCGGCGCATGGCGGGAGGCTTCCGAGCCCAGCGCCGCCAGGGCGCATCCATCTCCCGCTTGTTGGCAGTGGGCGGTCGATAGGTAGAGTTCCGCGACCGCCGCGAGCGGCTTCTCCGGCGCGGCGTCGATTCGCTCGCGCCAGGTCGACAGCGATCCTTCCATGGCACGCGTGCAAGCTTCGGCCATCAGGTCTTCCTTCGAGCCGAAGTGGCCGTAGAAGCCCCCGTGCGTAAGTCCCGCGCTTTTCATCAGGTCGGCGACGCCGATCCCGTCCAGCCCGCGTTCACGAAACAGCTTCGCTGCGATCTCGACCACGCGTTGCCGGTTTTCCGCGGCCTGTTCTCGGCTGACTTTCACTTGTCCGGATTCCTGATCGAGTTTGAACGGTTGACATTATAGATGATGAGCGTAATCTAAAACTCAATGATGACGACCATCATTTAAAAGTCGTGGCGACCCAGCCGCGCGAGCTGAATCCTCAACCCGGAGTCTGAACATGAATGAGCACAACGGAAGCGGCATTGCACTGGTTACGGGGGCATCGTCGGGCATCGGGGCGACCTACGCCGACCGCCTGGCACGGCGCGGGTTCGACCTGTTGCTGGTGGCGCGTGACGAGGCGCGCCTCGACGCGGTGGCGACACGGCTGAGGCGCGAGACGGGCGTCCACGTCGAGGTCCTCGGGGCGGACCTTACCGTCGCATCGGATCTCGAGCGCGTTGCCCATCGGCTACGCAGCGACGAGGCAATCTCGATGCTGGTGAACAACGCGGGCATGTCGGCCAAGGGGCCGCTGGCGGGAGCCGACCACCGTGCGCTCGAAGCAATGATCGGTCTGAACGTGCTGGCGGTGACGCATCTCGCCGGCGCCGCCGCCACGGCTTTCGCGTCGCGCGGGACCGGGACGATCGTCAACATCGCATCCGTGCTCGCGCTGGCGCCGGAACTTTTCAATGGCGTCTATAGCGCGACGAAGGCATATGTCCTCAATCTGACGCTCGCGATGCAGCAGGAGTTGGGCAGGCAGGGCGTCAGGGTTCAGGCGGTCTTGCCGGGGGCGACGCGTACCGAGATCTGGGAGCGTTCGGGCACCGACATTGCGAGCCTACCGCAGGACATGCTGATGGACGTTGACGAGATGGTCGATGCGGCGCTGGCAGGCCTGGATCTCGGCGAGGCGGTGACGATTCCGTCCCTGCCGGACGTCGGGGAGTGGAATGCCTACAGCGCGATGCGGCTGAACCTCGCCCCCCGCTTGTCGCTGCGACATGCAGCGGCCCGGTACGCAACAGGCGCTGCCGCTCTTCATGCAGATGCGGCCTAAGGACAGGAGTGGGACGATGGACAGGGAAATCGTGATCTCGGCCCCGGTGCGAAGCGCGATCGGGCGTTTCGGCGGGAGTCTCAAGGATGTGCCGGCGAGCGCGCTCGGCGCTCACGTGGTCGGCGCGACGTTGCGGCGCTCCGGCGTCGATCCGGCGCTTGTCGATTCGGTCGTGCTGGGCAACGTCATCCAGGCCGGCAACGGCATGAACGTCGCGCGCCAGGCTGCGGTCGGGGGCGGAGTGCCGGTTGCGACTCCGGCGATGACGGTCAATCGCGTGTGCGGCTCCGGTGCGCAAGCGGTCGTGACGGCCTTCGCGGAGATTCGCGCAGGCATGTCGCGCTGCGTGATTGCCGGTGGTGTGGAAAACATGGACCGCGCGCCCTACCTGCTCCCGGCGATGCGCTTCGGCGGGCGGATGGGTGATGCCCAGGTCGTCGACTCGATACTGCTCGATGGCCTGCACGACGCGTTCTCGGGGCAGCATTCCGGCTGGCACACGGAAGACCTCGTGCGGAAATTCGGTCTGACGCGCGAGGCCCAGGACGCCTACGCGGCACGCAGCCAGCGGCGCTTTGCTGCGGCGCAGTCCGCCGGCTACTTCGCGGCGGAGATCGAGCCGCTCGTGCTGCCCTCGAAGAAGGGATCCATCGAGTTCGCGGTGGACGAGGGCAATCGGCCGGACACGACGATCGAATCGCTCACGCGTCTGCAGCCGGCCTTCCGTGCGGACGGGACGATCACCGCCGGCAACGCGCCGGGCGTGAACGCGGGCGCGGCGGCGATGATCGTCAGCGAGCGCTCGGCGGCGCACGACTTCGGCCTGCAGCCGATGCTTGCGATCCGCGGTGTCGGGCTCGCCGGCGTGGAGCCGGGGATGTTCGGCCTTGGCCCGGTTCCGTCGATCCGCAAGGCACTCGATGCGGCCGGCTGGCGGATCGACGAGGTCGACCGCTTCGAGGTCAACGAGGCTTTCGCGGCCGTCGCACTCGTCGTGCAGTCCGAGCTGGACATTGATCCGGCGCGCTTCAACGTGGACGGGGGCGCGATCGCGCATGGCCATCCGATCGGCGCGAGCGGTGCGATCCTGATCACGAAGGTCGCCCATGCGCTGCATCGCACGGGGCAGTCGAAGGCCGTGGTCTCCTTGTGCATCGGGGGCGGGCAGGGGATCGCGATCTGCTTGGAGCGGATTTGACGGCCACTGGGCGACGAGATTGTCTCCTGCGCCCCAACGCCATCCGGCCGCCTGTTGGGCCGCCTCCACCACCGGCCGATTCCGCCCCCCAGCTGGCTTCAGTATCCATGCGGGTTTTCGGGTAAACGGAAGGTTGGCACGCCGTTTGCGCTTATCTCCTCCGAGTGCTGTAGATGCTCGATCCGAATCATCCAAATGAAAGCAAGGAGAACTGCAATGGCAACGCTGATCATCGAAGACTTGTCCGTGACCGAGGAACTGGACCGCGAGGAGATGGCCGAAGTGCGCGGCGGCTCGATCTATGTCGATGGCCAATACTGGGGCGAGGGTAGCCTCAATCTGCGTCCCTGGCCGGGTGGAGTGGCCACCTGGAACGTCTGGCCGGACGGGTCGCGGACGCCGTATTGAATGCCACGCCGCGCGCCGAAGCCGCCGTCTTCGCCGGGGAGTCATGGAGGCGAAGGCGGCGGTATCTGCACGGCATCATCGGCGGCATCGACTTCGGGTTGGGGTTCGCAAGAACCGATCACGACCCTGTTCCGTCCGGATGATTTGGCCTGATACAGGAGCCGGTCGGCCATCTCGACCAGCAGCACGCCTCCGGCGGGGACGGTGTGGACGTGATTGCGTTCGGTCTCGATCCAGGCGGACCGGACACACGCGACCCCGACGCTCACGGTGACGTGCCCGGTGTCCGAGCGCCGGTTCGGAATCGCGAGGGTGGCGATCGCGTCGCGTATCCTTTCGGCAATCCCGCCCGCCGCCTCGACGCTCGTCTGGGGGAGGAGGATCACGAACTCCTCGCCGCCGTAGCGTGCGACCAGGTCGGGTGCGCGGGTGATCGAGGCTTGCAGCGTGTTCGCGACCGTCTTCAGGCATTTGTCGCCTTCGACGTGACCGTAGGTGTCGTTGAAGGCCTTGAAGTGATCGACGTCGAGCATCAGCAGGGAAAGCGGCAGGCCGCTTCGCATCGCAAGGTGCCATTCCAGATCGAGTGCACGGTCGAAGGCGCGACGGTTGGCGATGCCCGTCAGCGCGTCCTGGGTCGTCAGCCGCTGAAGCATCAGCGTGAGCCGCACCAGCCTCTTGTAAAGCATGCCGCTTTCGGCCAGCAGGACCAATAATACGAAGCTCGCAGCGAACAGCCCGTAGATGCGGCCGGCGTAAAAGCCGAGGTCGAAGCGTCCGTGGTTGAGGAGCGCCGATAGCGCGACGTCGATCAGCCAGGCGCACATCGTGACCATCAACCACAGATCGAGTACTGCGTGTGGTTTGTGGAGCCAGAGTGTCAGCAGCGCAACTGCGCTGAGCAGCCACACCGTGGAGACCACCGTGGTCATCGCGGGTGTGTATTGCGAGCCCGCCATGATCGGGGGCAAGAGGGACCCGCCGCGGATCGCGAGCACGCTGATGCCCGTGACGACCGTCAGCACGATCGCAAAGGCTGTCGATACGAAGACCGGCAAGCGCGTCGTCGGATGGGGCGGATGGGTCTCCCGACGTTTCATCAATGCATATGTCGTCACGCACAGCGGAAAACCGCCGTGCCAGAACATGTAGAGCCAGGCTGTGGTTTGCGGGCCGGAGCCGAGCAGGCCGGTGGGCGAAAACAGGCCCGGAAAGGTGAGCATGTGGACGACGGTCGTGATTGCAGTGAACAGATATCCGCTTGCGAGCACCAACAACGACGGGGCGCTAAAGGACGAATACTGGTTGAGCAGCAAGGCCACCGTGATCAGATCGAGGACCACCAGCGACGATTGATAGGCCGGGATGAAGGCTTCGCCTGCGCCCAGCGGAGTTCCGGCAAATGGCGCAATCACGACGAAGCCGACCAGTGACAGCGCCACGATCACGCTGGCCAACCTGCGTTGTCCCTTCGTCGCTGTCAGGGTGGATAGAAAATAGGAGGGCTCGCTCGCCTGGTCCCGGGACATTTTTGGGCCTCCCCTGCCGGAGCCGGAAGGCAAAAGCGCGTCCGTGCGGCATTATTGCTTTAGTAATAGGATAGGCCGGCCAATGAGGCCACTGCGTGAGGTATGTCCGATAGTGGAAGAGACTTTTTATTTCTGCAACTCGGGGCGTTTGGGCTGTCAGCGCCGGAACGTTTGACGATGCCGCTGTCGAACCGGCGATCCTTTGTAATCCATATTCCCATGAGCGAGTTGAAGATCCGTATCGCCAGCGGCGCCGCCGAGCTTTCGCGGGACACCTGGAGCGACATCGGCGAGCCCGGCCATCCTTTCCTCAACGCGGATTTCCTCCGTATCGTCGAGGAGCGCGGAGTTGCCGCGCCCGAGTCGGGCTGGCAGCCCTTGCATCTGGTGGCGACGCAGGACGGCGCCGATGTCGGCCTGCTGCCGCTCTATCTAAAGACGCATTCGCATGGCGACTTCATCTACGACTGGAGTTGGAGCTCCGTGTGGGAGCGCTTCGGGCGTCGCTACTATCCGCGGCTGCTGTCCGGGCTCCCCTATACGCCGGTCGCGGGACCGCGGCTCCTGGTTTCGAAGCGCTGCGCGAACGGCGACGAGGTCCGCAAGGCGCTCGTCCATGCAGCGCGCGAAATCGTTGCCGAAAACGGGTTTTCGACCTGGCATGCGGCGCTCGCGTCGCCTGCGGACATCGCAACGTTCGAAGAAGGCGGGCTGCTCGTCAGCCACGACGTGCAGTTCCAGTGGACCGACGCGGGCTTCGGCGATTTCGACGGTTTCCTGCAATCCTTCTCCGCCGAAAAGCGTCGGAAGGTGCGCGCCGAGCGTCGGCGGGCAGGGCAGTCCGGCCTGCGCATCGACGTCCGGCACGGGCACGAAATCCGTGCAAAGGAGTGGCCGGCACTGCATGCGCTGTACAAGTCGACCTTCGACCGCTTCGGCAATTTCGCCGCCTTCAGCGCGGAATGCTTCACCGAGCTCGCGAAGACGCTGGGCGACCGCATGGTGGTCTTCACGGCAAGCGATGGTGAGTTGCCCATCGCGGTCTCGCTATGCTTTCGCAGCGACGACACCTTGTTCGGACGCTACTGGGGCGCGCGGCGGCAGGTGGACAGCCTGCATTTCGAGCTCTGCTTCTACCAGGGCATCGACTACTGCCTGCGCAACGGCCTCACGCGCTTCGAGCCGGGTGCAGGGGGAGAGCACAAGATCGCGCGCGGCTTCACGCCACAGATCGTGCGCTCCGCACACTGGATTCCGGACATGGAGATGCGGCGGCTGATCGCGCCGCACCTGGAGCGGCAAAAGGGCGGCATCGCCGCGTATCGTGACGAGGCGAACACCCACCTGCCGTTCCGCGAGGTCGAGGACCGCTTAACTCGGTAGCGCCCGCTGGAGCATCATCGTCGCCACCTGGGGGCGGGCCAGCAGGCCGGAGACTTGTCCGCGACGCGCCGCGAGGCGGCTCACGATGAACTCCTCCGCCACCCACGCCGGTGCATGGCGCCGCAGCAGGACGGCCTGCACGAGCAGTACAAGCTGCGTCGCAAGATGCCGCGCGTGCCATTCGGCCTCGGCCGGTGCACTAGTCAGACGCGTCAGTTCCGCGAGCGCGTCCTTGAGCGCCGGTTCGTCGCCTGCTGCCTGGCCGAGATCCTGAAGCAGCGCCTGTAGCGCGTCCGGCTCCCGGGCGGCGGCGCGTAGCACATCCAGGCACATCACGTTGCCCGAGCCTTCCCAGATCGAATTGACCGGCGCTTCGCGATAAAGCCGGGCCATCGGCGCATCCTCGACATAGCCGTTTCCGCCCCAGGCTTCCATGCACTCGGCCGTCAGCTGGATCGCCCGCTTGCACACCCAGAACTTTGCAGCCGGCGTGACGATACGCTTGTAGGCGCGTTGGAGAGGGTCGGCGTCCGATTCGACCGCCTTCGCCAGACGCATTCCCAGCGCCGTCGCCGCCTCGCTTTCGAGCGCCAGATCCGCGAGGACATTGCCCATCAGCGCCTGATCGGCAAGCAGGCGTCCGAAGGCCGTGCGATGCCGGCAGTGATGGATCGCCTCGACAAGCGCGCGCCGCATCAGCGCCGCACTGCCCAGCACGCAGTCGAGCCGCGTCTGGGCGGCCATCTCCATGATCGTCGGAATCCCCCGCCCCTCATCACCGACGAGGAAACCGATCGCGTCCTGGAACTCGACCTCCGCCGAGGCGTTCGAGCGGTTGCCGAGCTTGTCCTTCAGGCGCTGGATGCGGATCGCGTTGCGCCTGCCGTCCGGCAGCCAACGCGGCATGAAGAAGCAGGAGAGGATGTCGCCGCCGTGTGCGAGGACGAGGTGCGCGTCGCAGGTCGGCACCGAAAAGAACCACTTGTGACCGACGATCGCGAACTCGCGGCTTCCCGCTCCGGTCGGCCGAGCCTGCGTCGTGATGCCGCGCAGGTCGGATCCGCCCTGTTTCTCCGTCATGCCCATGCCGATCATGACCGAACGTTTGCCGGCGATCGGTTGATCGGCCGGGTCGTAGTCGCGCGAGCCGAACTTGTCGCGCAGCATCCCGAACAGCGCCGGATCCCGGCGCAGCACGGGGATCGACGCGAAGGTCATCGTCACGGGGCACAGCGTGCCGGCTTCGGCCTGCCCGTGCAGGTAGAAGGAGGCCGCGCGGGCCACATGGGCGCCGGCGCGCGGCTCGAACCACGCCGAACTGTGCACGCCATCGGCGTACAGCATCGCCAGCAACTGCGTCCATGCCGGATGGAACTCGACGCTGTCGATGC
It encodes:
- a CDS encoding GNAT family N-acetyltransferase, with protein sequence MSELKIRIASGAAELSRDTWSDIGEPGHPFLNADFLRIVEERGVAAPESGWQPLHLVATQDGADVGLLPLYLKTHSHGDFIYDWSWSSVWERFGRRYYPRLLSGLPYTPVAGPRLLVSKRCANGDEVRKALVHAAREIVAENGFSTWHAALASPADIATFEEGGLLVSHDVQFQWTDAGFGDFDGFLQSFSAEKRRKVRAERRRAGQSGLRIDVRHGHEIRAKEWPALHALYKSTFDRFGNFAAFSAECFTELAKTLGDRMVVFTASDGELPIAVSLCFRSDDTLFGRYWGARRQVDSLHFELCFYQGIDYCLRNGLTRFEPGAGGEHKIARGFTPQIVRSAHWIPDMEMRRLIAPHLERQKGGIAAYRDEANTHLPFREVEDRLTR
- a CDS encoding thiolase family protein, giving the protein MDREIVISAPVRSAIGRFGGSLKDVPASALGAHVVGATLRRSGVDPALVDSVVLGNVIQAGNGMNVARQAAVGGGVPVATPAMTVNRVCGSGAQAVVTAFAEIRAGMSRCVIAGGVENMDRAPYLLPAMRFGGRMGDAQVVDSILLDGLHDAFSGQHSGWHTEDLVRKFGLTREAQDAYAARSQRRFAAAQSAGYFAAEIEPLVLPSKKGSIEFAVDEGNRPDTTIESLTRLQPAFRADGTITAGNAPGVNAGAAAMIVSERSAAHDFGLQPMLAIRGVGLAGVEPGMFGLGPVPSIRKALDAAGWRIDEVDRFEVNEAFAAVALVVQSELDIDPARFNVDGGAIAHGHPIGASGAILITKVAHALHRTGQSKAVVSLCIGGGQGIAICLERI
- a CDS encoding SDR family oxidoreductase translates to MNEHNGSGIALVTGASSGIGATYADRLARRGFDLLLVARDEARLDAVATRLRRETGVHVEVLGADLTVASDLERVAHRLRSDEAISMLVNNAGMSAKGPLAGADHRALEAMIGLNVLAVTHLAGAAATAFASRGTGTIVNIASVLALAPELFNGVYSATKAYVLNLTLAMQQELGRQGVRVQAVLPGATRTEIWERSGTDIASLPQDMLMDVDEMVDAALAGLDLGEAVTIPSLPDVGEWNAYSAMRLNLAPRLSLRHAAARYATGAAALHADAA
- a CDS encoding isovaleryl-CoA dehydrogenase — its product is MWQTHEVFNQVPPRTGNFFASDAALQEAVVREGADWHAEALSAQGETLGSAETERLAELANRHVPALVPFDRNGLRIDSVEFHPAWTQLLAMLYADGVHSSAWFEPRAGAHVARAASFYLHGQAEAGTLCPVTMTFASIPVLRRDPALFGMLRDKFGSRDYDPADQPIAGKRSVMIGMGMTEKQGGSDLRGITTQARPTGAGSREFAIVGHKWFFSVPTCDAHLVLAHGGDILSCFFMPRWLPDGRRNAIRIQRLKDKLGNRSNASAEVEFQDAIGFLVGDEGRGIPTIMEMAAQTRLDCVLGSAALMRRALVEAIHHCRHRTAFGRLLADQALMGNVLADLALESEAATALGMRLAKAVESDADPLQRAYKRIVTPAAKFWVCKRAIQLTAECMEAWGGNGYVEDAPMARLYREAPVNSIWEGSGNVMCLDVLRAAAREPDALQALLQDLGQAAGDEPALKDALAELTRLTSAPAEAEWHARHLATQLVLLVQAVLLRRHAPAWVAEEFIVSRLAARRGQVSGLLARPQVATMMLQRALPS
- a CDS encoding LacI family DNA-binding transcriptional regulator, which codes for MKTTERKTRATGRATLSDVAREAQVSPITASRALRGVDTVDPELAERVRSAAAALGYVPNPAARALASARSDTVVVLVPSLTNAVFVDVLEAIYRILQPAGYEVLIGNSHYDREEEERLIRNYLAHRPSGLIVTGFDRTEAARRLIEASKIPSVHLMELAQAPGVYCVGLSQSEAGATVARHLLQRGRRRLAFVAAQLDPRTLQRGEGFRRALIEAGCYDPALELLTPAPSSMALGGELLVSLLERHPDVDGIFFNNDDLAQGALLEALRRGIPVPQRVAVVGFNDLEGAAHMVPRLTTIRTPREEMGRRAAELLLAVMRGETVKVPAVDVGFELVTRESS
- a CDS encoding TetR/AcrR family transcriptional regulator, translated to MKVSREQAAENRQRVVEIAAKLFRERGLDGIGVADLMKSAGLTHGGFYGHFGSKEDLMAEACTRAMEGSLSTWRERIDAAPEKPLAAVAELYLSTAHCQQAGDGCALAALGSEASRHAPPVRHALTEGLRELIELLTTIVPGRSKAARRERALATFASMVGAIVLARSADDPALGEEILRSVSASILGSH
- a CDS encoding sensor domain-containing diguanylate cyclase, whose product is MSRDQASEPSYFLSTLTATKGQRRLASVIVALSLVGFVVIAPFAGTPLGAGEAFIPAYQSSLVVLDLITVALLLNQYSSFSAPSLLVLASGYLFTAITTVVHMLTFPGLFSPTGLLGSGPQTTAWLYMFWHGGFPLCVTTYALMKRRETHPPHPTTRLPVFVSTAFAIVLTVVTGISVLAIRGGSLLPPIMAGSQYTPAMTTVVSTVWLLSAVALLTLWLHKPHAVLDLWLMVTMCAWLIDVALSALLNHGRFDLGFYAGRIYGLFAASFVLLVLLAESGMLYKRLVRLTLMLQRLTTQDALTGIANRRAFDRALDLEWHLAMRSGLPLSLLMLDVDHFKAFNDTYGHVEGDKCLKTVANTLQASITRAPDLVARYGGEEFVILLPQTSVEAAGGIAERIRDAIATLAIPNRRSDTGHVTVSVGVACVRSAWIETERNHVHTVPAGGVLLVEMADRLLYQAKSSGRNRVVIGSCEPQPEVDAADDAVQIPPPSPP